gagcaTTGGTGAGAACCCTCCAGCTACTTTAGAAAAGTAAAATGCTAAGTTCATTCATACACTTCTGCAAGATCCACAATGACACATGTTTACACACTTTGGTGAGCTTTATAGTCTGCCTGTTTCTAAATATActcctgttttaaaatatagGCTCCAATTGAGTATCATTACTTTAAGCTACTGTGGCACATTACCATCTTAACTGCTAGAATTTGACTCATACCTCATCTCTACTGATGAGTTCATTAGAAAAAGTGAGTCCAGGCATTAATCCTCTTTTCTTCAGCCAAAAAATTGATGCAAAGGAGCCAGAAAAGAAGATTCCTTCCACAGCTGCAAAGGCTACTACACGTTCTCCTGTTGAGAGAAGATTGATAGTAACGTTACCCAGAAAGCTTAGCAGGATGGATACACAGAAATTGCAAATAGACCAGTGAACTGCATCCTGCAAAGCAAATGAAGTTGTTTTTGCCTAAGTGTTTTTTGCCTAATAAGTTTTAAGGACTATGGCCTGTACTTATAACTTATTAAAGATTTCTGatcattaaacaaaacaaacatgagAGGAAGTAGGAACTAATCAGACTAGCTATAGCTACTAAGTAGCTGAAGCCAAGGCTCCTTCCCCGTGGGTCAACCCCCAACATTATCCTTTTTCAGATAGCTCACTAAAAAGAGCAGCCATTTTGGCAGCTGATTTAAGTCAGTGTCTGCTAATCTTTGGCCATGAAAAATGCTTCAATACTAGTGAAATAATCTGTACTATCTCATCATCTCACCTTTGAAGCAAGACATGAGGCATCACCAGGGCAGAGGAGCTACAGCCTCCAACCAGACATGTTTGATGGCTAAAGATGGCTGTAACATGTCCTGACATGTGGCAGCAATTTACAGTTTGATCATATAGTCAGGCATATGATGATTGCCACATGACATTATTCACAACGTCAGCAATCTTACAAAGATTTCCTGTCAGTAGCTCATTTGAAGatgaaaactattttcttcatgttcagGATTATAGCAGTGTCTTATACTGGAGAGCATGTACTCTGTGACAGCAATAATCCCTGTTAACTGTGAAGTCTGGAGAAATGGTGGTTCCTTCCATCTTTAGGGAAGGAATTTCACTTTGCTTCCAATAGCTTAGCTCTACTCACCATATGTTGCTTTCTTGTCCCCAATCCAGCACATGGCCCAGTCTGCCTTCTTTTTAACACATGGTAACGTTTCAATAGCATTGAAAAGAAATTccctgagaaaaataaaactcattaGGATCAGATCTCAGCACAACAAGGATTCACTGCCATAAACAGTCTTGATCACTTAAGCATGCTCTGCACCTTCATGCCGGTAATTCTCCTTCCCCCGCTCACCTGGCACCAACCTAGCTCTATTTGTTCCAACCAACTACCTTTTCTTCACCTACCCACCACATCAACACCCAGTTCACATGAATTCCCATGACAATAGAAAGGGGAAAACTGTTTCACCAAGTGTGGTCGTTGAACAAGGCTTTCAAAACTACAGATTAACCAGGCTCCACTTTACAGTATGAAGGCACCAGACCTCTCATGTAAGCAGCTCTTGCTGGAATTTAGCATCTCAGAGTCAAAATGACACAGCAAGCTTTCTAAGTAGCAGTAAAACTCAGTGTAAAACTTAATATATTCCCCTTATTTGACTGCTCCATCTTCTACATTGTGtaattcctttatttcagtACTGAATGATTTCAGTTTCACTCTTAATATAAGCAAGGTCTTACacctcagaggaaaaaagatatTGTGAAGTTAAACTGCTCTTAAGCAGCAGTGGCATTTTATATAAGTCTAATTTACATCCTAAAATTAGTCTGAAAGTCAGAGAATAAGAGACATGCATTAGTTAAGTTCTGAATATTTACTGAGTTCTGAACTTTTCATCATCAAACAATACAAACCTCTCTTTAGAATCCTTAATGTAGGTGTCAATAAGAAGACTGTACATTTCTGAATGTATATTTTCCATGGCAATCTGGAAGCCATAGAAACAACGAGCTTCTGTGATTTGTACTTCTTGACTGAACCGCTCCACCTAGAGGAAACAAATAAGCATTTGCAAGTTTTTGTAGGTTAGAGGGATTAATGCCATATAGACCAGTTATTGATCAGCCCACAAAATCATCTTCAGATTAATTCCAGACATGTGGATTACTAACAGCAATATGCAAAGCTGTAGGCCCTCAGAGTTTCAAGTCGTGAGGTTTTCTTTGGTCccatgggaaatgggaaaacttCTTAGTTTTACTTATCCCCCATTAGGGAGAAGAGCATAGAGGGTAGAAGCAGAACATGGGCTCTGAAACATTCAAATGTTACTGTACAGCAGCACTCAGTGTCCCATGGGGATTGGGCAAATTTGGGGATTACAAAACCGACCCCAATTTGGTAATTAACACAGGACAGCACTACATGTTGTAATGCTGTAACATTCCATCATCCAGCAAACCAGCTGGATCAGCCACAGCAAGCATGTCAAACATGTGAGTTATCTGCCCAAAGTGGTATTTCTGTCGGGATTTTCTACACACTCACTAAGTTTTCGTTGACAATGCCATCGCTGGCAGCAAAGAAGGCAAGGACATGAGAAATGAAGTACTTCTCCTCAGGCTTCAGGGACTCCCAGTGCTGGAGGTCTTTGGAAAGGTCCACCTAAAACATTGCAGGACAAATAAGAAACGGGCGCTCCGGTGGGAGGCCCGTCCCTGAGCACCGGGGCCGCCCCGGGCACCGCCCCAGAGCtgcgggcaggagcggccgTGGCCGCCCACCCCTCACCTCCTCCGCCGTCCAGAAGGAGGCCTCGGCCTTCTTGTACATCTGCCAGATGTCGTGGTACTGGATGGGGAAGATGACGAACCGGCGGGGGTTCTCCCGCAGCAgcggctcctcctcctccacgcCCCGCGGCACCTGGAATGGCGGGAGAGGGGCTCGGGCTGGGCTCGGGGCGGCTGAGGCGGTGCCGGCCTTTGGAGGGAAACTGAGGGGCGGCAGCTCGGGCAGACCCCCGAAAGGGAGTGGGGCCGGGAGGACGGAAACTCCTCCCCGAGGAAGAGGGACTGGGCAGGGCGGAGAGACCCCCCCCCTGAGGGAGAAGAGCCCGGGAGAATGGAAAGACCACCCCCCGAGGGAGAAGGGCCCGGGAGGATGGAAAGACCACCCCCCGAGGGGGAAGGGCCCGGGAGGATGGAGAGACACACaccacccccccctccccccccccccccccgccccccaataaaggagaggggctggagcgagGGGGTTGTGATGCAGTGCCCGGAGGGGACCAGCGGGCTCGGTCGGGGGCAGAAAAGAGAGACCACCGATGAGGAGAGAAGAGCGGAGCAGAGATTGCCGGAGCCTCCGGGGAACAGGACAAGGGCGGGCTCGGTGCCCGGGGGTTCTGCACTCACCGGATTCTCGTTGCCCTCCTGGAAGATCTTACGGGCTGTCTTACTGGCCAGGACACGGGCGCTGCTGAGCGTGGGGGGCTGCGGGGAGAGAGGGGCAAGGTGAGCGCGCTGCAGCGCTGCCGGGCGGGGGGTGGGAGGGCGGGCGGGCGCTCACCGTGTTCTCCTTGTCGCTCAGCGCCAGACCCTTCATGGGCGACAAGCTCTTCATAGGAGACTGGCTCTTCTTGGGCGAAACCCGGGGCTGGTCGTGGCGCACAGC
The DNA window shown above is from Corvus hawaiiensis isolate bCorHaw1 chromosome 3, bCorHaw1.pri.cur, whole genome shotgun sequence and carries:
- the RRM2 gene encoding ribonucleoside-diphosphate reductase subunit M2; translated protein: MLSARVPLAVRHDQPRVSPKKSQSPMKSLSPMKGLALSDKENTPPTLSSARVLASKTARKIFQEGNENPVPRGVEEEEPLLRENPRRFVIFPIQYHDIWQMYKKAEASFWTAEEVDLSKDLQHWESLKPEEKYFISHVLAFFAASDGIVNENLVERFSQEVQITEARCFYGFQIAMENIHSEMYSLLIDTYIKDSKEREFLFNAIETLPCVKKKADWAMCWIGDKKATYGERVVAFAAVEGIFFSGSFASIFWLKKRGLMPGLTFSNELISRDEGLHCDFACLMFKHLIHKPSEERVKEIIMNAVLIEQEFLTEALPVKLIGMNCTLMKQYIEFVADRLMLELGFNKIYKAENPFDFMENISLEGKTNFFEKRVGEYQRMGVMSKPTDNSFTLDAEF